One window of the Peromyscus maniculatus bairdii isolate BWxNUB_F1_BW_parent chromosome 18, HU_Pman_BW_mat_3.1, whole genome shotgun sequence genome contains the following:
- the LOC102904534 gene encoding olfactory receptor 2AP1 isoform X1 — MKNKTTLTEFILLGLTDVPGLQVAVFTFLLLAYLFSIIGNLAILFLTLLDSQLHTPMYFFLRNFSFLEISFTNIFIPRVLFSITTGKKSISFAGCFTQYFFAIFLGATEFYLLAAMSYDRYVAICKPLHYMTIMSSRLCTQLVLCSWLAGLMVIIPPITLMSQQDFCASNRLNHYFCDFEPLRELSCSDTSLVGKVVFLVASVTLVVTLVLVILSYTFIIKTILKLPSSQQRAKAFSTCSSHMIVISLSYGSCFFIYVKPSTKEGGTFNKGVALLITSVAPLLNPFIYTLRNQQVKQAFKDTVKKLQLSYSTELLSLS; from the exons atgaaaaataaaaccacattgacTGAATTCATCCTTCTAGGTCTCACAGATGTCCCTGGACTTCAGGTGGCAGTTTTCACTTTTCTTCTCCTTGCCTACTTATTCAGCATCATTGGAAACCTGGCTATCCTCTTTCTCACCTTATTGGACTCCCAACTTCACACTCCCATGTATTTCTTTCTCCGGAACTTCTCCTTCTTAGAAATTTCTTTCACAAACATCTTCATTCCCAGGGTCCTGTTCAGCATTACGACAGGGAAGAAAAGTATCAGCTTTGCTGGCTGCTTCACTCAGTACTTCTTTGCCATCTTCCTTGGAGCCACAGAGTTTTATCTTCTGGCTGCTATGTCGTACGATCGCTATGTGGCTATATGCAAACCCCTGCACTACATGACAATCATGAGCAGCAGACTCTGCACCCAGCTAGTTCTCTGCTCTTGGCTGGCTGGGTTAATGGTCATTATCCCTCCAATCACATTGATGAGTCAGCAGGACTTCTGTGCCTCCAACAGGTTAAATCATTATTTCTGCGACTTTGAGCCTCTCCGAGAACTCTCCTGTTCTGACACCAGCCTCGTAGGGAAGGTTGTCTTTCTTGTGGCATCTGTGACGCTGGTGGTGACTCTGGTGCTGGTAATTCTCTCCTACACATTCATcatcaaaacaattttaaagctcccttcttcccagcaaaGGGCAAAGGCCTTTTCTACTTGTTCTTCCCACATGATTGTCATCTCCCTCTCTTACGGGAGCTGCTTTTTCATTTATGTTAAGCCTTCAACAAAGGAAGGGGGCACATTCAATAAAGGAGTAGCCCTGCTCATCACTTCAGTGGCCCCTTTGTTGAACCCCTTCATTTATACCCTGAGGAACCAGCAAGTGAAGCAAGCATTCAAAGATACAGTCAAAAAGCTT caATTGAGTTACTCAACTGAGCTACTCAGTCTAAGTTAA
- the LOC102904534 gene encoding olfactory receptor 2AP1 isoform X2 yields the protein MKNKTTLTEFILLGLTDVPGLQVAVFTFLLLAYLFSIIGNLAILFLTLLDSQLHTPMYFFLRNFSFLEISFTNIFIPRVLFSITTGKKSISFAGCFTQYFFAIFLGATEFYLLAAMSYDRYVAICKPLHYMTIMSSRLCTQLVLCSWLAGLMVIIPPITLMSQQDFCASNRLNHYFCDFEPLRELSCSDTSLVGKVVFLVASVTLVVTLVLVILSYTFIIKTILKLPSSQQRAKAFSTCSSHMIVISLSYGSCFFIYVKPSTKEGGTFNKGVALLITSVAPLLNPFIYTLRNQQVKQAFKDTVKKLVNL from the coding sequence atgaaaaataaaaccacattgacTGAATTCATCCTTCTAGGTCTCACAGATGTCCCTGGACTTCAGGTGGCAGTTTTCACTTTTCTTCTCCTTGCCTACTTATTCAGCATCATTGGAAACCTGGCTATCCTCTTTCTCACCTTATTGGACTCCCAACTTCACACTCCCATGTATTTCTTTCTCCGGAACTTCTCCTTCTTAGAAATTTCTTTCACAAACATCTTCATTCCCAGGGTCCTGTTCAGCATTACGACAGGGAAGAAAAGTATCAGCTTTGCTGGCTGCTTCACTCAGTACTTCTTTGCCATCTTCCTTGGAGCCACAGAGTTTTATCTTCTGGCTGCTATGTCGTACGATCGCTATGTGGCTATATGCAAACCCCTGCACTACATGACAATCATGAGCAGCAGACTCTGCACCCAGCTAGTTCTCTGCTCTTGGCTGGCTGGGTTAATGGTCATTATCCCTCCAATCACATTGATGAGTCAGCAGGACTTCTGTGCCTCCAACAGGTTAAATCATTATTTCTGCGACTTTGAGCCTCTCCGAGAACTCTCCTGTTCTGACACCAGCCTCGTAGGGAAGGTTGTCTTTCTTGTGGCATCTGTGACGCTGGTGGTGACTCTGGTGCTGGTAATTCTCTCCTACACATTCATcatcaaaacaattttaaagctcccttcttcccagcaaaGGGCAAAGGCCTTTTCTACTTGTTCTTCCCACATGATTGTCATCTCCCTCTCTTACGGGAGCTGCTTTTTCATTTATGTTAAGCCTTCAACAAAGGAAGGGGGCACATTCAATAAAGGAGTAGCCCTGCTCATCACTTCAGTGGCCCCTTTGTTGAACCCCTTCATTTATACCCTGAGGAACCAGCAAGTGAAGCAAGCATTCAAAGATACAGTCAAAAAGCTTGTGAATCTCTAA